One window of the Allosaccharopolyspora coralli genome contains the following:
- the alaS gene encoding alanine--tRNA ligase, translated as MQTHDINHRFLEHFRGAGHTVVPSASLILDDPTLLFVNAGMVQFKPYFLGDAPAPYPRATSIQKCVRTGDIDEVGKTTRHNTFFQMAGNFSFGDYFKDGAIELAWDLLTKSQADGGYGLDPARLWATVYEHDAEAADLWKRLTDIPAERIQTRDGEDNYWDMGVPGPGGPCSEIYYDRGPEYGRDGGPIADEDRYIEIWNLVFMQDVRGELSPKKGHAPIGELPTKNIDTGLGIERLACILQGVENVYETDLVRPVIQKAEELSGRSYGADETDDVRFRVIADHARSGLMLIGDGVTPGNDGRGYVLRRLLRRIVRSTRLLGVQEPVLGEFAAVVRDAMSPGYPELAAEFDRIDSVMRNEEEAFRSTLTTGSKIFDVAVTDTKKSGDTQLPGSKAFQLHDTYGFPIDLTLEMAAEQGLSVDEQGFRELMSEQRERAKEDARARKSGHGDLSTYRNFLDEHGTTEFLGYTDLQAESRVLGVLVDGRSVSSAGAGSEVELILDRTPFYAEGGGQVADTGVLVGPSVRVEVHDVQRAVPGLFVHSATVVAGELGVDTTLESEVDRNRRHAIERSHSATHLVHAAVRGAYGKRAAQAGSLNSPGRMRFDFTAPSAISADVLGGVEEEVNAYLQNDVEVQSYDTTMDRAMELGAVALFGEKYGDQVRVVDMGDYSRELCGGTHVSRIGQLGVVKLVTDSSVGSGVHRVEALVGMDAMRHISKESLLVNQLAEQFKVPSDQLPERIAGVVSKLRSAEKELAQLRVAQVLQSAGTLADKAVDVRGVSLVAEQVPDGVDGGSLRALAGEIRGRLGSRPAVVALFSVDSEGGKVGFLVGVNDAAQDKGLAAGKLVPAFAGEVDGRGGGKADTAQGGGANPAGVTAAVNALRAELDRVVS; from the coding sequence GTGCAGACCCACGACATCAACCACCGATTCCTCGAACACTTCCGCGGCGCCGGCCATACGGTCGTGCCCAGCGCGTCGTTGATCCTCGACGACCCGACGCTGCTGTTCGTCAACGCGGGCATGGTGCAGTTCAAGCCGTACTTCCTCGGCGACGCCCCGGCTCCGTACCCGCGCGCGACGAGCATCCAGAAGTGCGTGCGCACCGGTGACATCGACGAGGTCGGCAAGACCACCCGCCACAACACGTTCTTCCAGATGGCGGGCAACTTCTCGTTCGGGGACTACTTCAAGGACGGCGCCATCGAGCTCGCCTGGGACTTGCTGACCAAGTCGCAGGCCGACGGCGGCTACGGGCTCGACCCGGCGCGGTTGTGGGCGACGGTCTACGAGCACGACGCCGAGGCGGCGGATCTGTGGAAGCGACTCACCGACATCCCGGCCGAGCGCATCCAGACCCGCGACGGCGAGGACAACTACTGGGACATGGGTGTGCCGGGCCCGGGCGGACCCTGCTCGGAGATCTACTACGACCGGGGCCCCGAGTACGGCCGCGACGGCGGCCCGATCGCGGACGAGGACCGCTACATCGAGATCTGGAATCTCGTGTTCATGCAGGACGTACGCGGCGAGCTGAGCCCGAAGAAGGGCCACGCGCCGATCGGGGAGCTGCCGACCAAGAACATCGACACCGGCCTGGGGATCGAGCGGCTCGCCTGCATCCTTCAAGGTGTGGAGAACGTCTACGAAACCGACCTCGTCCGTCCGGTGATCCAGAAGGCCGAGGAGCTCTCCGGCCGTAGCTACGGTGCCGACGAGACCGACGACGTGCGGTTCCGCGTCATCGCCGACCATGCCCGGTCCGGTCTGATGCTCATCGGCGACGGTGTCACCCCCGGCAACGACGGTCGCGGCTACGTGCTGCGGCGGCTGCTGCGGCGCATCGTGCGCTCGACGCGACTGCTCGGCGTGCAGGAGCCCGTGCTCGGCGAGTTCGCCGCGGTGGTGCGCGACGCGATGTCGCCGGGGTATCCGGAGCTGGCGGCCGAGTTCGACCGGATCGACTCGGTGATGCGCAACGAGGAAGAGGCGTTCCGCTCCACGCTGACCACCGGGTCGAAGATCTTCGACGTCGCGGTCACCGACACCAAGAAGTCCGGTGACACGCAGCTGCCGGGGTCCAAGGCGTTCCAGCTGCACGACACCTACGGGTTCCCGATCGACCTCACGCTGGAGATGGCCGCCGAGCAGGGTCTCTCGGTCGACGAGCAGGGCTTCCGCGAGCTCATGTCCGAGCAACGCGAACGTGCGAAGGAGGACGCACGGGCCCGCAAGTCCGGGCACGGTGACCTCTCGACGTACCGCAACTTCCTCGACGAGCACGGCACGACGGAGTTCTTGGGGTACACCGATCTGCAGGCCGAGAGCCGGGTGCTGGGCGTGCTCGTCGACGGCCGGTCGGTGTCGTCGGCGGGTGCGGGCAGCGAGGTCGAGTTGATTCTCGACCGCACCCCGTTCTACGCGGAAGGCGGCGGTCAGGTCGCCGACACCGGTGTGCTTGTCGGCCCGAGCGTGCGCGTCGAGGTGCACGACGTGCAGCGGGCGGTGCCGGGGCTGTTCGTGCACAGTGCCACGGTCGTCGCTGGTGAGCTCGGCGTGGACACCACGCTGGAGTCCGAAGTGGACCGGAACCGGCGGCATGCGATCGAGCGGTCGCACTCGGCGACGCATCTGGTGCACGCCGCGGTCAGGGGTGCCTACGGCAAGCGTGCCGCCCAGGCCGGTTCGTTGAACTCGCCCGGCCGGATGCGGTTCGACTTCACCGCGCCGAGCGCGATCTCCGCCGACGTCCTCGGTGGCGTCGAGGAAGAGGTCAACGCCTACCTGCAGAACGACGTCGAGGTCCAGTCGTACGACACGACGATGGACCGGGCGATGGAACTCGGCGCGGTCGCGCTGTTCGGGGAGAAGTACGGCGACCAGGTGCGAGTCGTGGACATGGGTGACTACTCCCGCGAGCTCTGCGGCGGCACGCACGTGAGCCGGATCGGGCAGCTCGGTGTCGTCAAGCTCGTCACCGACTCGTCGGTGGGCTCCGGGGTGCACCGCGTCGAAGCACTGGTCGGCATGGACGCCATGCGCCACATCAGCAAGGAGAGCCTGCTGGTCAACCAGCTCGCCGAACAGTTCAAGGTCCCCTCCGACCAGCTGCCCGAGCGGATCGCGGGCGTGGTGTCGAAGCTGCGCAGCGCCGAGAAGGAACTGGCTCAGCTGCGGGTCGCGCAGGTCCTGCAGTCGGCGGGAACGCTGGCCGACAAGGCCGTCGACGTGCGCGGTGTGTCCCTGGTCGCCGAGCAGGTACCGGACGGTGTCGACGGTGGCTCGTTGCGCGCGCTGGCCGGTGAGATCCGCGGACGGCTCGGTTCGCGCCCCGCCGTGGTCGCGTTGTTCTCCGTCGACTCCGAGGGCGGCAAGGTCGGCTTCCTGGTGGGCGTGAACGACGCGGCCCAGGACAAGGGCCTCGCCGCAGGCAAGCTGGTGCCTGCCTTCGCCGGCGAGGTCGACGGTCGCGGCGGCGGTAAGGCCGACACCGCCCAGGGCGGCGGTGCCAACCCGGCCGGGGTCACCGCCGCGGTCAACGCGCTACGTGCCGAGCTCGACCGGGTGGTGTCCTGA
- the ruvX gene encoding Holliday junction resolvase RuvX, with the protein MSDEQSGTGAESVPDPGPGRRLGVDVGAVRVGIAMSDPAPMLATPLVTLQRDEDGKQDLVRLAELVSEHDVVEVVVGLPKTLAGQDGTAADLARAYADAVAERIAPVPVRLHDERLTTVTASRMLSQRGVRGKRQRAVVDQAAAVEILQAWLEARARTVREDLS; encoded by the coding sequence GTGTCGGACGAGCAGTCCGGGACCGGTGCCGAGTCCGTGCCGGATCCGGGCCCGGGCCGCAGGCTCGGTGTCGACGTCGGCGCGGTGCGGGTCGGCATCGCGATGAGCGATCCCGCTCCGATGCTCGCGACACCGCTCGTTACCCTCCAGCGTGACGAGGACGGCAAACAGGACCTGGTCCGCCTCGCCGAGCTCGTCTCCGAGCACGACGTCGTGGAGGTCGTGGTCGGACTGCCCAAGACCTTGGCCGGTCAGGACGGCACGGCGGCCGACCTCGCACGGGCGTACGCCGACGCGGTGGCCGAGCGCATCGCACCGGTTCCGGTGCGATTGCACGACGAGCGGCTCACGACGGTGACCGCGAGCCGGATGCTCAGCCAGCGTGGCGTGCGGGGTAAGCGCCAGCGTGCCGTCGTCGATCAGGCCGCCGCCGTGGAGATCCTGCAGGCGTGGCTGGAGGCCCGGGCGCGGACCGTACGAGAGGATCTTTCGTGA
- the mltG gene encoding endolytic transglycosylase MltG produces MSDDLGLFSDDAGERPYGRRSARHDRQRVRRRRRRRWVTALAGLFVLVLVGGGVVYGASQLLKIGSFEDYEGAGEGSVVIEVKSGDTTSAIGSTMRQQDVVASTKAFTQAAEQSKDIASVQPGFYLMKSRMSGAAAVERILDPSAKVGALEIRGGMRLEDQAAPNGERTPGILSLLAEASCAEIDGQEQCVSSEELHRVAETADLAALGVPEWAIGPASQAEPKRRLEGLLMPGLYDVKPGENAEELLRSVVESSAAQLEVAGLPQAAEGTGFTPYEVLTIASLAQSEGIAKDFEKVTRVVYNRVNEAQMPLQFDSTINYPLDKPTLLTNREDRERPGPYNSYQNQGLPPTPISSASKEAVTAAEKPAEGSWVYFVKCYQDGTSCFSDTMEQHQAAIREARERGAF; encoded by the coding sequence GTGAGCGACGATCTCGGCTTGTTTTCCGACGACGCGGGGGAGCGACCGTACGGTCGACGCAGTGCCCGGCACGACCGTCAACGGGTCCGTCGCCGCAGGCGGCGTCGCTGGGTGACCGCACTCGCGGGGTTGTTCGTGCTCGTCCTCGTCGGTGGCGGTGTCGTCTACGGCGCGAGCCAGTTGCTCAAGATCGGGTCCTTCGAGGACTACGAGGGTGCCGGCGAGGGCAGCGTTGTCATCGAAGTGAAGTCCGGCGACACCACCAGCGCCATCGGCAGCACGATGCGCCAGCAAGACGTCGTTGCCAGCACTAAGGCGTTCACACAGGCCGCGGAGCAGAGCAAGGACATCGCGAGCGTGCAGCCCGGCTTCTACCTGATGAAGTCGCGGATGTCCGGCGCCGCGGCCGTCGAGCGCATCCTTGACCCCTCGGCGAAGGTCGGCGCATTGGAGATCCGGGGCGGAATGCGCCTTGAGGACCAGGCAGCGCCGAACGGTGAACGCACGCCGGGGATCCTGTCGCTGCTCGCGGAGGCGAGCTGCGCGGAGATCGACGGCCAGGAACAGTGCGTGAGCTCCGAGGAGCTGCACCGGGTCGCCGAGACGGCCGATCTCGCCGCGCTCGGTGTTCCCGAGTGGGCGATCGGGCCCGCCTCCCAGGCGGAGCCGAAGCGCCGGCTCGAAGGGCTGCTCATGCCCGGTCTCTACGACGTGAAGCCGGGGGAGAACGCCGAGGAACTGCTGCGGTCGGTGGTGGAGTCCTCGGCGGCCCAACTCGAGGTCGCGGGGCTGCCCCAGGCTGCGGAGGGCACCGGGTTCACGCCGTACGAGGTGCTCACTATCGCGTCGTTGGCCCAGAGCGAAGGCATCGCCAAGGACTTCGAAAAGGTGACTCGGGTCGTCTACAACCGGGTCAACGAGGCGCAGATGCCGCTGCAGTTCGATTCCACGATCAACTACCCGCTGGACAAGCCGACGCTGCTGACCAACCGGGAGGACCGCGAACGGCCGGGTCCCTACAACTCGTATCAGAACCAGGGGCTGCCGCCGACGCCGATCTCGTCGGCGAGCAAGGAGGCGGTCACAGCCGCCGAGAAGCCTGCCGAGGGCTCGTGGGTGTACTTCGTGAAGTGCTACCAGGACGGGACGTCCTGCTTCTCGGACACGATGGAGCAGCACCAGGCCGCGATTCGTGAAGCGCGGGAACGTGGCGCTTTCTGA
- a CDS encoding shikimate dehydrogenase — translation MALSDVRRAAVLGSPVAHSLSPVLHGAAYRALGLTGWSYERVECDAEALPGFVESLDEAWVGLSVTMPGKRAASAFAAERTDRAAILGAANTLVRSGSGWRADCTDVDGVVGALRAAGGVSSLRSAVLLGGGGTAAAALAGLVDLGARQVRLVVREPARATEVKSAAEALGVALQVERFDEVDLPVAVADSDVVVSTLPAGAVDADAETLAAAPCVLDVVYHPWPTPLAEAVRAEGAALATGLDMLLHQSFGQVEQFTGAPAPREAMRDALREATHDLLPLPLT, via the coding sequence GTGGCGCTTTCTGACGTTCGCCGCGCCGCCGTTCTCGGCTCGCCGGTGGCGCATTCGCTCTCGCCGGTCCTGCACGGTGCCGCCTACCGCGCGCTCGGCCTCACGGGCTGGAGCTACGAGCGCGTCGAGTGCGACGCGGAGGCATTGCCCGGCTTCGTGGAGTCCTTGGACGAGGCGTGGGTGGGCTTGTCGGTGACGATGCCCGGTAAACGGGCCGCGTCCGCCTTCGCCGCCGAACGCACCGACCGTGCCGCGATCCTGGGCGCCGCGAACACGTTGGTGCGGTCGGGGTCCGGCTGGCGCGCAGACTGCACCGACGTCGACGGTGTCGTGGGTGCGCTGCGCGCGGCGGGCGGGGTGTCGTCACTCCGGTCGGCTGTGCTGCTCGGCGGGGGAGGTACGGCCGCGGCGGCACTCGCCGGGCTCGTCGATCTCGGTGCGCGGCAGGTCCGGCTGGTCGTGCGGGAACCCGCGCGCGCCACCGAGGTGAAATCGGCCGCCGAAGCGCTCGGCGTCGCGTTGCAGGTGGAGCGGTTCGACGAGGTGGATCTTCCGGTGGCAGTCGCCGACTCGGACGTCGTCGTCTCGACGCTGCCTGCCGGGGCCGTCGACGCCGACGCGGAGACACTCGCGGCCGCGCCGTGTGTGCTGGACGTCGTCTACCACCCGTGGCCGACGCCTCTCGCGGAGGCGGTGCGTGCCGAAGGTGCAGCGTTGGCGACGGGACTGGACATGCTGCTGCACCAGTCCTTCGGCCAGGTCGAGCAGTTCACCGGAGCGCCGGCTCCGCGCGAAGCGATGCGCGACGCACTCCGCGAGGCGACCCACGACCTCCTGCCCCTGCCGTTGACCTGA
- a CDS encoding HPr family phosphocarrier protein, which translates to MPERHVTVASQVGLHARPAALVAKAAAAQPVSIMIRKDDRDPVDAGSILGLMTLGASHGDEVVISADGEGADDALDSLAEMISRDLDAS; encoded by the coding sequence ATGCCCGAACGACACGTCACCGTCGCCAGCCAGGTCGGTCTGCACGCTCGGCCCGCGGCACTGGTCGCCAAGGCGGCCGCGGCACAGCCGGTGAGCATCATGATCCGCAAGGACGACCGGGACCCCGTCGACGCGGGCAGCATCCTCGGACTCATGACACTCGGCGCCTCGCACGGCGACGAGGTCGTCATTTCCGCCGACGGCGAGGGAGCCGACGACGCGCTCGACAGTCTCGCCGAGATGATCTCCCGGGACCTCGACGCCTCCTGA
- a CDS encoding PTS transporter subunit EIIC, with product MSASATKETGGGKGLALLQRLGRSLMLPIAVLPAAALLQRLGEDDLLGAIPGFETIAGVIGAGGGALFDNLPLLFAIGVAIGFAKRADGTTALSAAVGYLVLVSVLQTIDGTEEGTSYNQSPYGVLGGIIAGLVAAWLWQRYHRIKLPQYLGFFGGRRFVPIVTAVSMLVIGAVLGVLFPLFDAGLTSFTDIVTANAVVGGGLYGVVNRFLLPFGLHHIPNSIVWFLFGDYNGVQGDINRFFEGDPTAGTFQTGFFPIFMFALPAAALAITHCARPDQRKVVGGVMLSVALTSFLTGITEPLEFAFIFVAWPLLIVHALLTGTSMALTNALDIHAGFGFSAGAIDYVLNFGISTNSIWLIPIGLGYAVVYYVLFRVIITWWNLPTPGRGDEDPDLVEGVSDQPAATTGSSQSTSSGDSPPSGGDSGPSGKQDSEHP from the coding sequence ATGAGTGCCAGCGCCACCAAGGAGACCGGCGGCGGCAAGGGCTTGGCGCTCCTGCAACGGCTGGGCCGCAGCCTCATGCTGCCCATCGCCGTGCTGCCCGCGGCCGCGCTGCTACAACGCCTCGGCGAGGACGACCTTCTCGGTGCCATTCCCGGCTTCGAAACCATCGCGGGCGTGATCGGTGCGGGCGGCGGTGCGCTGTTCGACAACCTTCCGCTGCTGTTCGCCATCGGTGTGGCCATCGGCTTCGCCAAGCGAGCGGACGGCACCACCGCGTTGTCCGCCGCGGTCGGCTACCTCGTCCTCGTGTCCGTGCTGCAAACCATCGACGGGACCGAGGAAGGCACGTCGTACAACCAGTCGCCCTACGGCGTGCTGGGAGGCATCATCGCCGGTCTCGTGGCGGCGTGGTTGTGGCAGCGCTATCACCGGATCAAGCTGCCTCAGTACCTCGGATTCTTCGGCGGCAGGCGCTTCGTGCCCATCGTCACCGCAGTGAGCATGCTCGTCATCGGCGCGGTGCTCGGTGTCCTGTTCCCGCTGTTCGACGCCGGACTGACGTCCTTCACCGACATCGTCACCGCGAACGCGGTCGTCGGCGGTGGCCTCTACGGTGTCGTCAACCGGTTCCTCCTGCCGTTCGGCCTGCACCACATCCCGAACTCCATCGTGTGGTTCCTGTTCGGCGACTACAACGGCGTGCAGGGCGACATCAACCGGTTCTTCGAGGGCGACCCGACCGCAGGCACCTTCCAGACCGGCTTCTTCCCGATCTTCATGTTCGCGCTGCCCGCCGCCGCGCTGGCCATCACCCATTGCGCCCGCCCAGACCAGCGCAAGGTCGTCGGCGGCGTGATGCTCTCGGTCGCGCTCACCTCGTTCCTGACCGGAATCACCGAGCCGCTCGAGTTCGCGTTCATCTTCGTCGCGTGGCCGCTGCTGATCGTGCACGCGCTGCTGACCGGCACGTCGATGGCACTGACGAACGCGCTGGACATCCACGCGGGATTCGGGTTCTCGGCAGGCGCGATCGACTACGTGCTCAACTTCGGCATCTCGACGAACTCGATCTGGCTGATCCCGATCGGTCTCGGTTACGCGGTGGTCTACTACGTGCTCTTCCGCGTCATCATCACGTGGTGGAACCTGCCGACGCCGGGTCGCGGCGACGAGGACCCGGATCTCGTCGAGGGAGTCTCGGACCAACCAGCGGCGACCACCGGATCGAGCCAGTCCACGTCGTCCGGTGACTCGCCCCCCTCGGGTGGTGACAGCGGGCCGTCCGGTAAGCAGGACTCCGAGCATCCTTGA
- a CDS encoding glucose PTS transporter subunit EIIB: protein MADDKAAAIVAALGGGDNVVEIEPCITRLRCEVEDGAKVDEPALKSAGAHGVMRSGTIVQVVVGPEADNIAADIEDLL from the coding sequence GTGGCTGACGACAAGGCCGCGGCGATCGTCGCCGCACTCGGCGGCGGCGACAACGTCGTGGAGATCGAGCCGTGCATCACGCGCCTGCGATGTGAGGTCGAGGACGGCGCGAAGGTCGACGAGCCTGCGTTGAAATCCGCAGGAGCGCACGGCGTGATGCGCTCCGGCACGATCGTGCAGGTCGTGGTCGGGCCGGAGGCGGACAACATCGCGGCCGACATCGAGGACCTGCTGTGA
- a CDS encoding PTS sugar transporter subunit IIA, which yields MSVEVGSPVPGMVTPMSEVPDPVFAESMVGPGVAVTPDLGRQDAVAPVSGTVVTLHPHAFVVATESGAGVLVHLGIDTVKLQGEGFSLHVAKGDQVEQGQPLITWDPEEVQGHGYSAVCPVVALDTDATSLDDVLDDGTVRVTDVLFRVV from the coding sequence GTGAGCGTGGAGGTCGGCAGCCCGGTTCCCGGGATGGTCACACCGATGTCGGAGGTTCCGGACCCGGTGTTCGCCGAGTCGATGGTCGGCCCCGGTGTCGCCGTGACGCCGGATCTCGGTCGCCAGGACGCGGTCGCGCCGGTGTCGGGCACGGTGGTGACGTTGCACCCGCATGCGTTCGTGGTGGCCACAGAGTCCGGTGCGGGGGTGCTCGTGCACCTCGGGATCGACACGGTCAAGCTCCAGGGCGAGGGATTCTCGCTGCACGTCGCGAAAGGCGACCAGGTCGAACAGGGGCAGCCGCTGATCACGTGGGACCCGGAGGAAGTGCAGGGGCACGGCTACTCCGCCGTGTGCCCGGTCGTCGCGCTCGACACGGACGCCACGAGCCTGGATGACGTCCTCGATGACGGCACCGTCCGCGTCACCGACGTCCTGTTCCGCGTCGTCTGA
- a CDS encoding prepilin peptidase, with amino-acid sequence MTALVLSSVVSAVVGGSVGRLGRRLLAWLRRGVAAPAGWCEFGAALVGVAVAVRTAGGLPWWWVPVPLAFGWWAILLAVCDWRSRRLPDALTLPAYPVVAFALAVALEHPPTTGTAASSLAGAVLFAGSYALVRWWSPHGLGAGDVKLAGVVGAVVGAVAVPAVLVVMASAAILTVVASARTAGPVAHGPAILVPAWLCTLLGPATQLTPW; translated from the coding sequence ATGACTGCTCTGGTGTTGAGTTCGGTGGTGTCGGCCGTCGTCGGCGGTTCGGTCGGGCGGCTCGGCCGACGGTTGTTGGCGTGGTTGCGGCGTGGTGTCGCGGCCCCGGCCGGATGGTGTGAGTTCGGTGCGGCGCTGGTCGGTGTCGCGGTCGCGGTGCGGACGGCGGGTGGCCTGCCGTGGTGGTGGGTGCCGGTACCGCTGGCGTTCGGATGGTGGGCGATCCTTCTCGCGGTGTGCGACTGGCGTAGCCGTCGCCTCCCCGACGCGTTGACGCTGCCCGCGTACCCGGTCGTGGCCTTCGCGCTCGCGGTGGCCCTAGAGCATCCGCCGACGACCGGGACGGCGGCGAGTTCGCTGGCGGGTGCCGTCCTGTTCGCGGGATCGTACGCGCTGGTCCGCTGGTGGTCGCCGCACGGACTCGGCGCCGGCGACGTGAAGCTCGCCGGAGTCGTCGGCGCCGTGGTCGGCGCGGTCGCGGTGCCTGCCGTGCTCGTGGTGATGGCGTCGGCGGCGATCCTGACGGTGGTGGCGTCTGCCAGGACGGCGGGACCGGTCGCGCACGGCCCCGCGATCCTGGTCCCGGCGTGGCTGTGCACGCTGCTCGGTCCTGCGACGCAGCTCACCCCCTGGTGA
- the aroC gene encoding chorismate synthase, with protein MLRWMTAGESHGPALVAVLEGMVAGVEVTTSQIAAELERRKLGFGRSPRMNFEADELEIIGGVRHGLTQGGPIAVRIANTEWPKWEQVMAADPVEADVLSSLSRNEPLTRPRPGHADLPGMQKYGFDESRPVLERASARETASRVALGTVARQFLRQLLGVEIVSHVVALGGVEAGGDTLPQPSDLAAIDENPVRAFGEATTERMKAEVESAKKDGDTLGGVVEVIAYGLPPGVGSHVHWDRKLDARLSGALMSIQAIKGVEIGDGFANAHRRGSRAHDEIHPADGVNWVSRSSNRAGGLEGGITNGEPLVVRAAKKPISSLPRALATVDVATGEPAQAMHQRSDVTAVPRAAVVAETMVALVLAEAVLEKFGGDSLPETRRNVEGYLETLRERAEKRAVHE; from the coding sequence GTGCTGCGCTGGATGACCGCTGGAGAATCGCACGGCCCCGCCCTGGTGGCGGTGCTGGAGGGCATGGTGGCCGGGGTGGAGGTCACGACCTCGCAGATCGCCGCGGAGTTGGAGCGTCGCAAACTCGGCTTCGGGCGCAGTCCCCGGATGAACTTCGAGGCCGACGAGCTGGAGATCATCGGAGGGGTCCGGCACGGTCTGACGCAGGGCGGCCCGATCGCGGTCCGCATCGCCAACACCGAGTGGCCCAAGTGGGAGCAGGTGATGGCCGCCGACCCGGTGGAGGCGGACGTGCTGTCCTCGCTGTCTCGCAACGAGCCGCTCACGCGCCCCCGCCCGGGGCACGCGGACCTGCCCGGCATGCAGAAGTACGGCTTCGACGAGTCCCGGCCGGTGCTCGAGCGTGCGAGCGCCCGCGAGACCGCTTCGCGGGTGGCGCTGGGAACGGTGGCGCGACAGTTCCTCCGGCAGTTGCTCGGAGTCGAGATCGTCAGCCATGTCGTCGCGCTCGGCGGGGTCGAAGCCGGCGGGGACACCCTGCCGCAGCCCTCCGATCTCGCCGCGATCGACGAGAATCCGGTTCGTGCCTTCGGCGAGGCGACCACGGAGCGGATGAAGGCCGAGGTCGAGTCCGCGAAGAAGGACGGCGACACGCTCGGTGGTGTCGTGGAGGTGATCGCCTACGGCCTGCCGCCGGGAGTCGGCTCGCACGTCCACTGGGACCGCAAGCTCGACGCCCGGTTGTCCGGGGCGTTGATGAGCATCCAAGCGATCAAGGGTGTGGAGATCGGCGACGGGTTCGCCAACGCGCACCGGCGGGGCAGCCGGGCACACGACGAGATTCACCCGGCCGACGGCGTGAACTGGGTGAGCCGGTCCAGCAACCGCGCGGGCGGACTGGAGGGCGGCATCACCAACGGGGAACCGCTCGTCGTGCGCGCCGCGAAGAAACCGATCTCGAGCCTGCCGCGAGCACTGGCCACAGTGGATGTCGCCACGGGCGAGCCGGCGCAGGCGATGCACCAGCGTTCGGACGTGACCGCGGTGCCGCGGGCGGCGGTGGTGGCCGAGACGATGGTCGCGTTGGTGCTCGCGGAAGCGGTACTGGAGAAGTTCGGTGGCGATTCGCTGCCGGAGACCCGCCGCAACGTGGAGGGCTACCTGGAGACGCTGCGCGAACGTGCCGAGAAGCGGGCGGTGCACGAATGA
- a CDS encoding shikimate kinase, whose translation MTPRAVVIGPPGAGKTTVGELLAEAWQLPLRDTDVDVERTAGRSIADLFTTDGEPVFRAMEEEAVAAAVAEHAGVVALGGGAVLSERTRSVLREVPVVFLSVGLAEGARRTGLSTARPLLAGVNPRATFKALLDARLPLYREVATVEVDTDHRSPTEVVEAVRAALTGWGATTGSDHD comes from the coding sequence ATGACGCCGCGTGCGGTGGTGATCGGCCCGCCGGGGGCGGGGAAGACGACGGTCGGTGAGCTGCTCGCGGAGGCTTGGCAGCTGCCGTTGCGGGACACCGACGTCGACGTGGAGCGCACGGCGGGGCGCAGCATCGCGGACCTGTTCACCACCGATGGCGAGCCCGTTTTCCGTGCTATGGAGGAGGAAGCGGTCGCGGCGGCGGTCGCCGAGCACGCGGGCGTGGTCGCGCTCGGCGGGGGAGCCGTGCTCTCCGAACGGACCCGGAGCGTGCTGCGCGAGGTTCCGGTGGTGTTCCTCTCGGTCGGGCTCGCGGAGGGTGCGCGACGCACCGGGTTGTCGACGGCCCGCCCGTTGCTGGCGGGGGTCAATCCGAGGGCCACGTTCAAAGCGCTGCTCGACGCCCGGTTGCCGCTGTACCGCGAGGTGGCGACGGTGGAGGTCGACACCGATCACCGCTCGCCCACGGAGGTCGTCGAGGCGGTGCGTGCCGCGCTGACCGGTTGGGGCGCCACGACCGGCAGTGATCATGATTAG